The genomic interval aattaattaagcgaGGAGCCAGAAGTCCTTGTGGCGCTTGCTGGAGACGAGGTagccgccggagctccgccgccgcacgcccagCGCCACGCACGGCGCGTGCTCGATGCAGTactccaccgtcgtcgtcgacctccgcgcgcccctccgccgccagtatttgctcttcgccgccgccgccgccaccgccggccagaGCGCCAGCTGCAGCCACCGCGcgaccgccgcccgccgccgccgccgctggcccaGCACGAGCAGCGACGCGCCGtggcgcctcgccgcctccaccaccgccggcgcgcgctcccggccggccgcctccatcaCGCACACCTCCACCTTCACCTACACACATGCACAACGCCACTTAATTAGCAAATACTAgtagaatttcttatatttctagtaaaatTTGAAGTgtacaaaaattatgaaaaatatataagtcCTTTTGAAATtctgaatattattttattgaatTGAAACtctgaaaaaaattaagtttaGAATGTTCTTTGCTTTGAAAGGGATGGAGGACGATGAAGCAAATATCCGGATCCGGAGGCTGCATGCTTAGCTAGAATAGCTTTTGACGCCTCCATTCCGCGAAATGTGCTAAGTGGATCACTGCCTATAAGGCTATAaagctttgttttctttttattttttttaaaaaacttttattgTAATGCTAATGGTTAGTAGATAATCGACTGAACTACTTATGGCCGCAACGTAAGCCGTCCAATCAACACGTGGCTGAACTGGAGAGACGATTTAATTGCATCTTTGACTTCTAATTACATGTTGGGATCACTGTTTCTTGTCAAATAGGAGTATACTCAACCTCTCAAACTTTGCTGTAACATATTTTTAGAGGACAACTTACTGTAGAAAATGTATTCTGGCATTTTAAAAAGGGGGTCTAATTGAACAGTCAAATCATTTAAGCATAGCACGAATGAACCCAAGGAGATTTAAATTACACAAGTTAACTAAGAAGTTGATgtgtttgttaattaattacctctGGTCTGGCTGATTCACACATGCTCCTCATGGCGTCCAGCTGCTGGTAGCACCTCGTCCTCGATATGTTCACGCAGGacgactcgccgccgccgccgccgccgtctgacgacgcgttcgccgccggcctgacgacggcgagcaggaGGACTGCGTCGTTGCGCCTGACGGCCTGCGACAGCGCCCACTGCagcgcgccggccgcctccgcgcgcccgtccgccaccaccatcacccGCCTCCCGCCACCGTCCttcttgccgccaccgccaccgccgccggcgccagcgacggcggcggcggcggcgccgtcgccgtacgAGTGGCACCACCCTCCCGCGCATGGCGCGTCAGCGCAACCGCCGCCCAAGCTCGCcttcgtcgccaccgccggtggcggcggcagcttgGAGGCAGCGTGGTAGGCGGCCGCCACCCGCTGCACGCGCTTCCTcaccctcgtcgtcgtcgtcgccgcggccaccgccaccgtccggccgccgcggcagaACGCCGGTAGCCTCCTCCCGGCCATTGtcccagctagctagctatagctaaagTAAGAATTGAAGGAATTGAGAAGAAGCTAGCAGAAGAAGGTAGTGGCTGGAGTGATCTCTGGCTTTTTAGCGCCGGTAGGCGCACACTTATATGCAAGTGCGCGCGCAAATTAGACAATTAGTTATGCTAGAAACATTTAAATTATGCTAAAACActgactaattaattaattaactcaaCTTCTCCTTAACACTGCTGTGTCTAAGACGTGCAGGGCGTGAAGAAGAGTTGTTAGGTCGTCGATCACAATACCTACAGAAGTTAGGATGTGCTAACAATCATCTAATTGTGTCGATAATGTTAATTAAAGATCATCAGCTTATCAAAACCCAAGTTTCATTGTTTACGGTCATGATATGGATATTAATTGATTatcgtaattatatatatatgcatacattttGCAATGGCAAGAGGGGCCAATtataaatacatacatacacccCGCGTGCGCCTGTTATCTGAATCTCTGAAAATATATAGTGCATGGTGGTATGTCATATACTAGCTGGTAGTGGTACTAGAATTGATTAACATTTGTGCACGTATAGGTCTGGCTAATTGCCAATTGGCCAACCGCCTTTATTCCAGCGCGCATGCACACCGATTTCTCCAGCAACCAACGACCAGCCTGCGTTTAGGTTGTCTCTAGGTGGAAACAATGTTCTACTATTAGATACTACACGTTGCTAAGGAGCAAAAACAAACCCGATACCTGAAACACCCAACTCCGTCCACGTCTTTAGGCTGGAGAGGAAGAGGGTGCATGAGAAGATGAAACCACACTCCCCCTAACCAGCCCATCAACATGGTCATCTTGTAGTGGCTCACCGACACCAAAAGAGACACCAGCATGGAGAGGTTTGAAAGGGAATGGATCTTTTGAAACGACGCATTCAGGAATGTTACAACACCAAGAAAGCCACCATCGTTCGTCTTGAAACTAAGACGTGGTTTTCACTTGAAGAGATCCACCAGAAATAGAAAGAGAGATTACACAACAATGTCCTAGTAGGGTTTGATGAAGAAGTAGGTCGCGATCTTCCTATTGGTATTGGATAAGTCGATTGTGGAGCCTCAACATTGATGATCCCAAGGCTACGACCATATAGATCGAACCCCTCACAATTACTACACCACTCCTCCATTGGCTATCACCTGAGCTGAAACACGGTTAACCTCGCCGATAAGGCTATCTCCTACAAGCAAATCGGGAACACAAGTAAGAGAGTAGAAGATACAATCTGAATATATTGCGGATATAAGATGAATGTCACAaattggggttccacaaaccgaactAGCGACTAATCTGCAATGGCAGAATAATCGAAGCAAAACCCAACCCTAGTTCGACgatggctactgaataaatatgttCTAGGATCGACCGATGACCCCTGGATGCGTCCCAAATGGACTCCAACACAATACATGGCCCAATGGGTTTAAAGACAATGGCGCAACACCCGGATAGATTTTGGAGGCTCTCTTGTTCAACATTTCCCATTGACTtagaagatgtttttgccgtgAGACCAGACCCTTTAGGAAGGTAGTCCCGTTAGCTTTCAATACATATGTAAAATGTCAAAAAATGAGTTCGGATGAGCTCTGGGCAATGATTTAGTGTGGGCTGGTCCTAGATTTCAGGTTGACTCTAACTTGATATGAATTTGGCCTCCATCTTCTAGCATCTCCAAGTGCTTCCTGATCCCCCCCCTCATATGTATCCAGAGGTGTGATGCCCTCACCAAAGTTACAACGTCCATAAGTGTCGCCATTGTTAGCCTCGAATAGGCTAGACTTTTGCCATAAACCTTCTACCCTCTCATGTCAAAGCACCTTTAGCGTGGAACCATCGTGCCAGCGCCACGCCGCCAACTGACCATTAGGTAGGGCTTGACATTTGCAAGCCACCCTACGCCAAACTCACTTCCCACGTTGTTGCCGCCTTAGGCAAACTAATCGCTTCATCATCACCCCATGATGTTGTTGCCTCTTATTGTGTTGTCCCATGCCATCGCCCGCCCGCCCACCTCCTAGGTCAAGGCTTGCGCCTCTTGGCTCCCGTGTTACAATGGCTTGCCAGCCAATCTCACCAAGACAAGAAGGGGTGAGTCACACCACCATGCTGGGAGGGTCCAACTACACGTAGTCGTCGCCACCTCCCTGTGTGCCATCATCAGTTACAATATCTCTAGCCCGCATCATCGCCACCCTCTCGTCATATCATGGCACCTTGGCCATGCACCGCCACACAGTGGATCTGACCATCACCAAGTTCGCTCTCCCGGTGTCCCAAACCAGTTGCATTGGCTAGATCCTCATTGCCACGACCTCCACTAGTGCACAACCTCTATCCGTGCCACCCTATCTGCCACGTCGCACTAGCTTCATCTATACCCCCCAAGCATTGCACATTCTAGCCCACGCCTCTAGGGTTTTCCCCCCTACTTCCTTCAGAGCTCACGACGCAACTTACTAACGGCTTGCTCTAGTGGTGGCGAGGCCAGAGGTGGATGAGTTGGGGGCACTAGAGGCGGCTAGGGCCCACATGGGGGTGACACAAGTGCGAGGGGAAAAGTTACACAGTAAATAGGGAATTTTCAAACCATTCTTGTTGCCAATGCTTCTCATCGGTTTGTCATCATTACCCTCTCCTATCCTCCTGACTATCGcttccctcccccctcctcctcctctttctacGTATCATTGCCGATTTTATCGTATTAATTTTCCTTTATCTCCTTTTCCATCTCCAATGGTTTTGGCACTAGATATGCCATTGCTGCCTGTCATAAGTTACTCTCGTCTGTTGGTATTGTCCTATTGTCTTTCTTTAGCATATGACTTGGATATGGTACCATCATTTTCTTGCTGCTACTTAGGCCTTAGCAATACCTCTCTAAACCCGTCGTCTCTACCAACCCTACCACCCTCCCGTTCCATCCCTATAACCCTAGTGTGGTAAAGCCATTAGCAAGTCCTTGCTAGCTATCATTATAAGAAAGAGAAGGTGCACACTGGAGTTTATCGGGGTACAAATTTGAGGGTAAACACAACACTAGAATGCTTATTCATGCATATGCACCCTGGGCACACACTTCTGGCCACACCGGCCCAACCCTGGAGACCGATAACCGAACCATTGTTGTCTTCTCGAGTTCTCGCTCTTTCCCAACTTCCTCTCGTTCGACTCCTCATCGCCTTCACACCTTGTTGCGGTCATCGTTCCCGTTGCGCTGCTAGTGCCTGGAGTCGGTGCCCAGCCATGGTCTCCATCCCTCTCATTCTCCCTCATCCTTTCTATTTTATCCGCCCTTAGCTCATCTAGGGGTGGCATTTTCCCTCATCCTTTCTATTTCATCCGCCCTTAGCTCATCTAGGGGTGGCATTTGCCCTGTTGGGGCCGGGGATCCGGCGAGGACCTGCCTCTATGGGACCAAGAGTGGGAGAGAATTTTCACCCACGGGTGAGTAGGGGCGGGGCCCCGACTTCGTGCGTGGCTAGGGCCGAGTCAGCTTCTTCACCCGCTGGTCATACATAGGGGCCCGGAAGTATAGAAacaagggttaatttgatccatgccacTTCGAATTTACCCTATAGAAAAAATACCATTATGATTCATGAAATCTTCTATGTGccactaaaattttataaaatttgaaatgttCCATTGCCATCAAGATTTCTATGAGCACTCCGTCCAAGTCTCTTCTTTCCCCACCTGCTAGTGGTGTCCACCGATGGCATAGGCAGAGAAGCAAGGAGACGGCGGTGCTATCCTTCCCGTTGCTACCAGTTCGTGGAGTCGTGATGGCCACCAATGGCATCGGCAGAAAAGTTGGGAGGAGCTAGGCCTCGACAGAGGCTTAGGGTCATCCTCACAGAGGAGCCAGACCACTCCTGCCCATCAGCACCCATGCCTATCATATTGGCAGGGCCTTTAGAAGTAGTGCGGGAGCTAGGGTAGGTGCCGGTGTGGCGGTGGGCGTGGCCGGAGCGATGACGAACGGCGAGACGTCCTTGGCCTCCATTTAGTCAGATCTAACGTGCGATGATGTTCTCTATTAGTAGCAGGTTGGTAGTGGTAGTGGtgcaaaagaaaacaacaaagaATCGCTTTGACTAGCTCAGCCGGCAAACTGAGCTCATAGGCCATGCCTTTATTTCTTTCGTCCATCTTCTCAACTACACTCTACAAGGCCAGGCGACCACTTGTAAGATTAGCTGCGAATTAAGAAAGAAAACGCTCCCGAATTAAACTACTCCCCTCATAGCATTCAGAACCTGCCGTAGCTGCCGGCCACTTCGTGCTATTCacgccggagttggagaagaacaAAGGAGAGAGAATGAGGATGTGAAAAGAAAGGACagtttggatattttttttgcgCTAAGACGGAGATGTTGACAAAAATGTTGACGACAATCGAACGGTtcgaattttacaaaatttcagTGGCATGTAGAAGATTTCAcgaatagtaatggtatttttgcAATATGACAactttg from Oryza glaberrima chromosome 3, OglaRS2, whole genome shotgun sequence carries:
- the LOC127768337 gene encoding uncharacterized protein LOC127768337: MAGRRLPAFCRGGRTVAVAAATTTTRVRKRVQRVAAAYHAASKLPPPPAVATKASLGGGCADAPCAGGWCHSYGDGAAAAAVAGAGGGGGGGKKDGGGRRVMVVADGRAEAAGALQWALSQAVRRNDAVLLLAVVRPAANASSDGGGGGGESSCVNISRTRCYQQLDAMRSMCESARPEVKVEVCVMEAAGRERAPAVVEAARRHGASLLVLGQRRRRRAAVARWLQLALWPAVAAAAAKSKYWRRRGARRSTTTVEYCIEHAPCVALGVRRRSSGGYLVSSKRHKDFWLLA